The Setaria viridis chromosome 2, Setaria_viridis_v4.0, whole genome shotgun sequence DNA window TATGCTTTATGTTATAGATCGAAGTGCACTATGAAGGAAATGTTGCCACAGGCTATCTGGACGAATATGATTCTGACTGTCAACTTGCTGTTGTCAAAGTCTTGTCCCCCCTTAATGTTTATTGCATACATCTTAATCCTGGGATGGAATCTGTGCCCTGTAAGCAGCTAATAGCTGTAGGGCATGTCTTTGACGAATTCATAGCAACAAGTGGGGAAATATCACGTGGATCTAAAGATAGAGAATTTCTTATATTCTCTCGTTCCCCTGAGGTACAGTTGCATTCATATGGGTTAATCTTTGGTTAGAAATGCTACATCTCATATTCTATAGAAAATGGTGTTACTCTTGGTTTACTTCTATTTAACACCATTGACTATAGTTTGGCTTCTAAGTTCTTTTAAACTGTACAATAAAGTTGAATGGGTTCTGTATTGGTTAGATTTGCAATGGAACATACTTTAAAGATATTATACATTTCTAAGCATTTACAAGTAATTGGGGATAAAGTGGGGAGTAACTCTTGTTTCAGATCATTTTATTTTGTTCCTGTGAAATCCATgttactctttctttttctagaaTTCGTTAGGGGCGGCATTTTTTGATATAGATGGAAATTTTGTTGGCATGAACCACTGCTATTTCTTGCCAAGGAGAATATTTCTCGAACGGTCAACATCAAGGGGGGTATTTCGCTATGTTGGCATGAATGGTTGGTATGAGACTAAAAGGTAAGCTGTTTTGTTAGCTTTATTCCTTTTTGTAGTTTCTTTGTGCATTTGTTGCAGTTCCTAATGTTGATCCCTAATAACAACAAAATTCTTTGGTACCTCTACCTAAAGATAACTGCCAATGGACCAGTTGTGCTATTGGTATCTGTCAcagtttgcattttttttagagtAGCTATATTCCTGTCATCCTGTGTCAGTATTGAAGCTTATGTCTTATTCAAAATATGTGAGTTTTTTTGTTCAGACTATACACTAAAAGTTTTTGAAGTGTCCATCGTAACTCATCTCTATTATCTTTTCCTTTCCTACAACTCTGCCACCATGGTGGCATTGtattgtgcttggttgatactTAGTGTTGGTGCTAGTGCTCATGTTGATGTTCTTCTGCAGGGGGGAACTTTACTTCCATCCTAAAGGTGAGCATGACCGATCAAATGTCTTTATTGTGCAATCCATCACCATTAGTAGTGCAAAGTAGCTTATGTACTTCCATGATAACCATTAACTAGTTTAACCTTTTCTTTATTAAGTTGTGATTTTCTGTTAGCGTACGCTAATCAGTCAACATTTTTACCGTGCTAGCATGGTGCCCTTGCAATGTGATGTATCTCAATTGATATTCCACAGATTCTAATTTTGAAAAGTAACATTACGCTGCCTTAAAATTTTTATCATCAATTGGCTCGTACGTATACACATGCATAATTGCATATAGGGCAATAGGATGCTATTAAATATTGCATTCACATGTCTACATAAATCCATTTACAGAAGATCTAGATTATTCATACAGCACACCATGACCATCATTGATTCCTTGAGATGAGATGAGGTGCTTATGGGTATATTTGATTGTTGCAAATTTTACTTAGACTTAGTATGTGCTACTTCTAATCACTTGACCATGTTGTACCAGCATATGATGTTGTTGACAAGGAACAATTTCAGGATCTGAATTCTTTGGGTTATCCTATTCCATCAAGGACTATGGTCAATCGTGAGTGGCTTGTACATTTTCTTAGTTATCCTGCATTGAGCCTTTGTACAGCCCTGTTGTACCACTAGTATTATACCATGCATCATTTTTCAGGTGGCATGATTTTGGTTAATACTTGTGAAGATCCTTTTGGTGATTTATATCCTAAAGGTGTTTGGGGTGAATTCAGGAAAAGAGTTTCTTCTGAGATATCTCGAAATGTTGTGGCACTTGCTTCTTTCAAAGGTGATTTTGCAGTAATGTGCTATTTACTATTTCATATTTGTGTTTGGTCATCATTTGCTGATGATCAGAATCGTGGTGTCCAGGAGAAACAAGGTTTTTTGCATGCACTGGAGTTTTTATTGACTATGATGATGAGTATCCGAAAATTCTTACTTCAgcaagcttgattagagatcgTAATGATCCAAATAAGATCGTTGAGGACCTGAGGGTTAGTGCTCCTGACTATATTGTGATCCTTGTTTCTAGATACAACCTAAGTTTCATTGTATTGTTTGCAGATTGATGTGTTGCTCCCAAGCAAAAAGTGCAGAGTAATAGGGACATTGAAACATTATAGTTTACATTACAATGTTGCTGTAGTCAATGTTGATAATCACCGTGCTCTTTGTCCTATGAATCTTGAGAAGCGTCCTGTGAATCTTCATGATTCTCTGGTAAATAATTCTACGGTAGTAGCTATTGGGCGGATCTTCCAATCAGGCACGTTAATGGCTGCAAGTGGGAAACTAACTCTGGGGTCAAGCTCGCTTGATTGCAAAGTTCTTTGTTACTCCATATGTAAAATCAGTAAGGTAGTGTTGATCTTATTTTTCCCACTTTAAACATGTTGGGAAGTAAATATAAGTTTAACTAACCTATCACATCATGTACTGAGATTCTTTGCATTACAATTGACAACCCCTTTGTAACCTGGTTAGGTGGGGATTGGAGGGCCCCTTGTTGATGTTGATGGTAATTTTATTGGCATGAACTTTCATGGAATGTGCTACAATTGTGAGAAAATAGGAACCCCGTACATGGATTATGAAGATCTCTATAGAATCCTGGAATGTTTGAAGACAAAAAAGTATgtatatatttgtttttttaagtatgtctagatttctttttttattttggttatTGTGCCTGTTTGAACAAGTATTCAGTTTATTTTGCACTTAGCTGTAAGCTTTGGTTAACATTTGAATAAACTACTTGAAGGATGTTCTATCAAGCATAATTGTTTTATTAAATCTATTTTTCTGTGTATTTCACAGAACTACGGAGTTTAGTTTCGGGGACACTGTCCGTAGAGATGAGGAACCAATAAATGAGTAAGCTGATACATCTCATTGCTATTGAAGTTGCATTATAAAGTTGCTGATCATAGTACGTTTGGTTGTAAATTACTGAATAACAGGTGGCCAGTGCCTGATCCATATTGGTTTGATCCAAGTGATGTGGAGGAGGATGATATGAATGACAAACAAGAAGTCGTAGCTGATGGCTGCCCAGTAAGATATGGGATCTAAATGCGTGCTCAAGTAGTCTTTGCTCTACTTCATTGGAGCTTGTTCGAGTTGGCATATCTTAAGTACTTGTATTAGTTTGAGCTTGTATGCTATGTAAGATATAAATGGTTTATTGTCTTTTTTTGATGTACCTACATTTAATGTGTGGTTTTTAAGCTTGAGCTAATACTAATCTCTCCATCTGGACCTGTTTACATGCATCTTTATTTTATGTCTCGGAGTCAATCCGAGTGTCGCTCAATTTAGAAATCAGGCACACAATTGGAATCCGTTGGCATTTTCTACCTCTTCCTGTCTGCTCAAATGAGGTCTGCTGTGACCGTGTGTAGGGACGTTTCCAACAAATCAAATTTTATCCCGACTGTTAACTTGCGCTGGAGTAAACAAATTCTGCTGTGCGCCTGCTGTTGCAGCCCAACACCTCTATTCCGTGGGGTTTGGAAGGAAAGTTGTTTCGTTGATCATCGTTTCAGATGTTATCTCTTACCTGCTTTGTTGAGCTGCTTTGTATGAGATGTTGGATGGGTTCATGTGTACTCACTCCGTCCCATATTATTCGTCGTCGTAGTTTCCGTCACTTTTGTTAAAATACTACTCGTCCAAAATCCTACAGgtcaattatttttatcatttccCTAAAATACCGTCGCACAGTCTTCACCCTTGCATTCTTCCTCCAAATTATCATTAACCTGTCGGACCTGTAGCCGCCCCAAACACCTGCTCCGTGCTGCCTCTCGCCCTCTCCCGGTTCACGATGCAATTGCTTAGCCAATGTCCCCAACATGGGTAAGCGGAATCAACCTTGGGTTCTCTCGCAGGTGCGCGGTGGAAGCGGCTGCAAGGCAAGATTCAATTCTACTCTTTGTATAGGGGAGTACTCGCTGCATCCTGTAATACAAGACATTCAAGAGTTTaaaatttatcctcaaataCAAGGCATTATAAGTACATTTGGATGATTGCTTATTTAATTATACCCAGAATTGAATTAAGGATGGCTGATTGGTGGATTATTACTAAAAATAAATTTCTTGTTATATGCAATTTTGTCATTAAAAGAGCCGGACAATACAACTTCCCATCTATAATTTAGGGGTACATGCATCTTTTGCTACTCCTGCTAATATGTCCTAAAATCTTTATGATACCTTGTATTTTAGGACAGAGGAAGTAAATCTTACGGAGATTACTTATTGATTTGTCTTGAcctaaaaaataaagaaaacaactTGAGCAAGATTTAGTTGATGACAAAAAAATGTATCTTTTTTTATGCTAAATCGCGGATATACTTGAGCAAATATA harbors:
- the LOC117843343 gene encoding uncharacterized protein: MSASKGKRGVFSKKKKRTCSDGESSISDIWSQLHEDVASNLRRSVVSLVLNARGFRFPFSGIAIECQNNVTKFVTTGKLVSVLQTCDYEEEIEVHYEGNVATGYLDEYDSDCQLAVVKVLSPLNVYCIHLNPGMESVPCKQLIAVGHVFDEFIATSGEISRGSKDREFLIFSRSPENSLGAAFFDIDGNFVGMNHCYFLPRRIFLERSTSRGVFRYVGMNGWYETKRGELYFHPKAYDVVDKEQFQDLNSLGYPIPSRTMVNRGMILVNTCEDPFGDLYPKGVWGEFRKRVSSEISRNVVALASFKGETRFFACTGVFIDYDDEYPKILTSASLIRDRNDPNKIVEDLRIDVLLPSKKCRVIGTLKHYSLHYNVAVVNVDNHRALCPMNLEKRPVNLHDSLVNNSTVVAIGRIFQSGTLMAASGKLTLGSSSLDCKVLCYSICKISKVGIGGPLVDVDGNFIGMNFHGMCYNCEKIGTPYMDYEDLYRILECLKTKKTTEFSFGDTVRRDEEPINEWPVPDPYWFDPSDVEEDDMNDKQEVVADGCPVRYGI